The following are from one region of the Salvelinus alpinus chromosome 16, SLU_Salpinus.1, whole genome shotgun sequence genome:
- the LOC139540801 gene encoding GTP-binding protein Di-Ras1-like, whose translation MPEQSNDYRVVVFGAGGVGKSSLVLRFVKGTFRDTYIPTVEDTYRQVISCDKSVCTLQITDTTGSHQFPAMQRLSISKGHAFILVYSVTSRQSLEELKPIYQQVLAIKGSVDAIPVMLVGNKSDETQREVETKDGEAQATAWKCAFMETSAKMNCNVKELFQELLTLEKKRNMSLSVDGKRSGKQKHADKLKGKCSIM comes from the coding sequence atgCCGGAGCAGAGCAATGACTACCGTGTTGTGGTGTTTGGGGCTGGCGGTGTGGGCAAGAGCTCCTTGGTCCTTCGCTTTGTCAAGGGAACCTTCCGGGACACCTACATCCCCACTGTGGAGGACACCTACCGCCAGGTGATCAGCTGTGACAAGAGCGTGTGCACCCTCCAGATCACCGACACCACGGGCAGCCACCAGTTCCCCGCCATGCAGCGGCTGTCCATCTCCAAGGGCCACGCCTTCATCTTGGTCTACTCCGTCACCAGCCGCCAGTCTCTGGAGGAGCTCAAGCCCATCTACCAGCAGGTGCTGGCCATCAAGGGCAGCGTGGACGCCATCCCCGTCATGCTGGTGGGCAACAAGAGCGACGAGACCCAGCGTGAGGTGGAGACCAAGGATGGTGAGGCGCAGGCGACAGCATGGAAGTGTGCCTTCATGGAAACCTCGGCCAAGATGAACTGCAACGTCAAGGAGCTCTTCCAGGAGCTGCTCACCCTGGAGAAGAAGAGGAACATGAGTCTGAGCGTCGACGGCAAGCGCTCCGGCAAGCAGAAGCATGCCGACAAGCTTAAGGGCAAGTGCAGCATCatgtag